One Bdellovibrio bacteriovorus str. Tiberius DNA segment encodes these proteins:
- a CDS encoding YceI family protein, with protein sequence MKFVAALIVTMGISTAAMAQSVVLDVVLNPMGDFKGKTSDVKGQAVVSGDEVSAENIVVNLKTLKTGVELRDKHTQKHLETEKFPEAILLSAKGKGGKGTGKIKIRGIEKDISGVYKVEGKTLKAKFKLKLSDFGIEDINYMGVGVEDEVTLAVTVPVK encoded by the coding sequence ATGAAATTTGTTGCAGCATTGATTGTCACAATGGGTATTTCCACAGCAGCGATGGCGCAAAGTGTGGTTCTGGATGTGGTTTTGAATCCGATGGGGGATTTCAAAGGTAAAACTTCTGACGTTAAAGGTCAGGCCGTGGTGAGCGGTGATGAAGTTTCCGCGGAAAACATCGTTGTGAATCTGAAAACTTTGAAAACCGGCGTAGAGCTGCGTGACAAGCACACGCAAAAACATCTGGAGACTGAAAAGTTCCCAGAGGCCATTTTGCTTTCCGCAAAAGGTAAAGGCGGCAAGGGCACGGGCAAAATCAAAATCCGTGGCATTGAAAAAGACATTTCCGGAGTTTACAAAGTCGAAGGCAAGACCTTGAAAGCGAAATTCAAGTTGAAGCTGAGCGACTTTGGCATCGAGGACATCAACTATATGGGTGTCGGTGTTGAAGACGAAGTGACTTTGGCAGTGACGGTTCCAGTAAAATAA
- the folE gene encoding GTP cyclohydrolase I FolE, whose translation MTMAKTTKKTTQKTSKKSVKAKAEAQYSDVSASVKQILENVRPTPMIHNGLTNEEKIERITEKFTDIMNTLGLDLDDDSLRETPKRVAKMYVNEVFGGLDPKKFPKMTVIENKMNYDQMIVVQNIGCLSFCEHHFLPIDGFATVAYIPNKKVIGLSKINRIVQYFSRRPQVQERLTKQIADCLQYILGTEHIAVHINAKHYCVMMRGIEDTSSTTSTSDLRGHFKSRMETREEFLEHCRTKY comes from the coding sequence ATGACGATGGCAAAAACAACAAAGAAGACCACCCAGAAAACCAGCAAAAAGAGTGTAAAAGCTAAAGCAGAAGCTCAATACTCGGACGTGTCAGCGTCGGTGAAACAGATTCTGGAAAACGTCCGTCCAACACCGATGATCCACAACGGTCTGACCAACGAAGAAAAGATCGAACGCATCACCGAAAAATTCACCGACATCATGAACACTCTGGGTTTGGACCTGGATGATGATTCTTTGCGCGAAACACCAAAGCGCGTAGCTAAAATGTACGTGAACGAAGTCTTCGGAGGATTGGATCCCAAGAAGTTCCCAAAAATGACCGTGATCGAAAATAAAATGAACTACGATCAAATGATCGTGGTGCAAAACATCGGTTGCCTGTCTTTCTGCGAACACCACTTCCTGCCAATCGACGGGTTCGCAACAGTGGCCTATATCCCCAATAAAAAAGTAATCGGTCTGTCCAAGATCAACCGCATTGTCCAGTATTTCTCCCGCCGCCCTCAGGTGCAGGAACGTCTGACAAAACAAATCGCCGACTGCCTTCAATACATCCTGGGCACCGAACACATCGCCGTCCACATCAACGCAAAACACTACTGCGTAATGATGAGAGGTATCGAAGACACCTCCAGCACAACATCCACATCCGACCTGCGCGGTCACTTCAAGAGCCGCATGGAAACAAGAGAAGAGTTCCTCGAGCACTGCCGTACTAAATACTAG
- a CDS encoding PilZ domain-containing protein, translating into METKSPALERPRAVEMAAAVLMFTPVLDLIMMQRTGVAVLNWVGWVSVFGAGLTLMIRHKLSWVMGMILCGIFVISTLVSLFKGFGVVDPAISTARVLDCLLVLFIVGTVFSFFRYPYLDRRQNWFAPTGDRFVVVTPVVLNGKVNGETVDLSYTGARISVPEEVEAFKKDQVFTMVLSEINDVQCKAKVIDVKGNVLRVHFEGLSSSEKDLLRQWLNSQNLQKT; encoded by the coding sequence ATGGAAACAAAATCACCAGCTCTAGAACGTCCTCGTGCAGTGGAAATGGCTGCTGCTGTGCTTATGTTCACACCTGTGCTTGACCTCATCATGATGCAAAGAACCGGAGTTGCGGTGCTGAATTGGGTGGGTTGGGTGTCTGTCTTTGGCGCCGGATTGACGCTGATGATCCGCCACAAACTGTCCTGGGTTATGGGGATGATCCTTTGCGGGATCTTTGTGATCAGCACGCTGGTCAGCCTGTTTAAGGGCTTTGGCGTGGTGGACCCGGCGATCAGCACGGCCAGGGTGCTGGATTGTCTGTTGGTGCTCTTTATCGTGGGCACGGTGTTTTCATTCTTCCGTTATCCTTATCTGGATCGCCGTCAGAACTGGTTTGCCCCGACAGGGGATCGTTTTGTCGTTGTGACCCCGGTTGTTTTGAATGGCAAAGTAAATGGTGAAACCGTGGATCTGTCTTATACGGGAGCTCGTATTTCCGTCCCTGAGGAGGTTGAGGCCTTCAAAAAGGATCAGGTTTTCACCATGGTTCTGTCAGAGATCAACGATGTTCAGTGCAAAGCCAAGGTCATTGACGTGAAAGGCAACGTCCTCAGAGTGCATTTTGAGGGGCTGTCTTCGTCAGAGAAAGACCTGCTGCGCCAATGGTTGAACAGCCAAAATCTACAAAAAACCTAA